From Nicotiana tabacum cultivar K326 chromosome 22, ASM71507v2, whole genome shotgun sequence, one genomic window encodes:
- the LOC107775025 gene encoding protein NOI4-like translates to MTSQEKGQPLPKFGEWDVNDPASADGYTVIFANARDEKKATGTAASSAPASSPRAEATSRQNDSCQQDPTKKRFCCF, encoded by the exons ATGACTTCT CAAGAGAAAGGTCAACCATTGCCCAAATTTGGTGAATGGGATGTGAATGATCCAGCCTCAGCAGACGGGTACACAGTTATATTTGCCAACGCTAGAGATGAGAAGAAAGCCACTGGGACTGCGGCCAGTTCTGCACCAGCATCATCACCCAGAGCTGAAGCTACGTCTAGACAAAATGACTCATGTCAGCAAGATCCAACG AAAAAGAGGTTTTGCTGTTTCTGA